One window from the genome of Mumia sp. ZJ1417 encodes:
- the ftsE gene encoding cell division ATP-binding protein FtsE gives MIRFENVSKTYPGQPRPALDKLSLEIEKGEFVFLVGQSGSGKSTFLRMVLRETRPSTGRVYVAGKEINRLANWKVPKLRRQLGTVFQDFRLLPNKTVSENVAFALQVIGKPRTEIRRVVPETLELVGLEGKGERMPDELSGGEQQRVAVARAFVNRPMILIADEPTGNLDPVTSVGIMKLLDRINRTGTTVIMATHDAGIVDQMRKRVIELSGGVLVRDQSRGAYGYED, from the coding sequence GTGATCCGCTTCGAGAACGTCAGCAAGACCTACCCGGGGCAGCCCAGACCCGCGCTTGACAAGCTCAGTCTCGAGATCGAGAAGGGCGAGTTCGTCTTCCTCGTCGGGCAGTCCGGATCGGGCAAGTCGACCTTCCTCCGGATGGTCCTGCGCGAGACTCGCCCGTCGACGGGTCGGGTGTACGTCGCGGGCAAGGAGATCAACCGGCTCGCCAACTGGAAGGTGCCGAAGCTGCGTCGCCAGCTCGGGACCGTCTTCCAGGACTTTCGTCTGCTGCCGAACAAGACCGTCTCGGAGAACGTGGCGTTCGCGCTGCAGGTGATCGGCAAGCCGCGCACGGAGATCCGCCGTGTCGTCCCCGAGACGCTCGAGCTGGTCGGTCTCGAGGGCAAGGGCGAGCGGATGCCGGACGAGCTGTCCGGCGGTGAGCAGCAGCGCGTCGCGGTGGCGCGCGCGTTCGTGAACCGGCCGATGATCCTCATCGCCGACGAGCCCACCGGCAACCTGGATCCCGTGACGTCGGTCGGCATCATGAAGTTGCTCGACCGGATCAACCGCACAGGCACGACCGTGATCATGGCGACCCACGACGCGGGGATCGTCGACCAGATGCGCAAACGCGTGATCGAGCTCAGCGGTGGCGTGCTGGTGCGCGACCAGTCGCGCGGCGCGTACGGCTACGAGGACTGA
- the prfB gene encoding peptide chain release factor 2 yields the protein MAQRDYDAALKALDSTMSSIEAVLNLDAIRAEVAELQEQVAAPDLWDDQANAQVVTGKLSALQSELERATGLRQRLDDLAVLVELAREEDDADVLAEADAELERVQKAVEGLEVRTLLSGEYDARDALITIRSGAGGVDAADFAEMLQRMYIRWAEKHKYVVEIYDTSYAEEAGIKSTTFAVKAPYAYGTLSVESGTHRLVRISPFDNQGRRQTSFAAVEVVPVLEQTDQIDIPEDEIRIDVYRSSGPGGQSVNTTDSAVRLTHIPTGTVVSCQNEKSQLQNKASAMVILKAKLLALKKAEERAQIDELRGDVQASWGDQMRSYVLNPYQMVKDLRTEQETGNTQAVFDGEIDEFVEAGIRWRRGAEATAK from the coding sequence GTGGCACAACGGGACTACGACGCAGCACTGAAGGCCCTCGACTCGACGATGTCGTCGATCGAGGCCGTTCTCAACCTCGACGCGATCCGCGCGGAGGTCGCGGAGTTGCAGGAGCAGGTGGCTGCGCCCGACCTCTGGGATGACCAGGCCAACGCCCAGGTCGTCACCGGCAAGCTCTCGGCCCTGCAGTCCGAGCTGGAGCGAGCGACCGGTCTTCGCCAGCGCCTCGACGACCTCGCGGTTCTCGTGGAGCTGGCGCGCGAGGAGGACGACGCCGACGTCCTTGCCGAGGCCGATGCCGAGCTCGAACGGGTCCAGAAGGCCGTCGAGGGCCTCGAGGTCCGCACGCTGTTGTCCGGCGAGTACGACGCGCGCGACGCGCTGATCACCATCCGCTCCGGTGCCGGCGGTGTCGACGCAGCCGACTTCGCCGAGATGCTGCAGCGCATGTACATCCGCTGGGCCGAGAAGCACAAGTACGTCGTCGAGATCTACGACACCTCGTATGCGGAAGAGGCCGGCATCAAGTCGACGACGTTCGCGGTGAAGGCGCCGTACGCCTATGGCACGCTGTCCGTGGAGTCGGGCACCCACCGGCTCGTGCGCATCAGCCCGTTCGACAACCAGGGTCGCCGTCAGACCTCGTTCGCGGCCGTCGAGGTCGTCCCGGTCCTCGAGCAGACCGACCAGATCGACATCCCCGAGGACGAGATCCGGATCGACGTCTATCGCTCCTCGGGCCCGGGTGGCCAGAGCGTCAACACGACTGACTCCGCCGTCCGCCTGACGCACATTCCGACCGGCACCGTCGTGAGCTGTCAGAACGAGAAGAGCCAGCTCCAGAACAAGGCGAGCGCCATGGTGATCCTGAAGGCGAAGCTCCTCGCCCTCAAGAAGGCAGAGGAGCGCGCCCAGATCGACGAGCTGCGCGGCGACGTCCAGGCGTCGTGGGGCGACCAGATGCGCTCCTACGTCCTCAACCCGTACCAGATGGTCAAGGACCTCCGTACGGAGCAGGAGACAGGCAACACCCAGGCGGTGTTCGACGGAGAGATCGACGAGTTCGTCGAGGCAGGTATCCGTTGGCGGCGTGGCGCTGAGGCCACCGCCAAGTAG
- a CDS encoding sulfatase, whose amino-acid sequence MRVPGSRAAVVAVAITLVASVAVAVKLAEEPVPVSASTAAGTTASGAAAAVVAAPAVAAPAAVAPAAVAPAHGTVAAAAPAGAARYRPNVVMIMADDLDSSLVKYMPNLKKLQKRGADFRRSFVVDSLCCSSRASFLTGMYPHNSKVFINTTGPDPANPIGGHAAWVKADNNKKTFAYAMSGQQGGYRTGFFGKFINHYQGTSGSAAPAGWSTFQGLTGNLYAMWGYRLASNGSGIQGARTVQTRSFGTRPTEYSTDVLRRRAVSYLRSAERDGRPYFVELAPTSVHSRASKIVRKGEPVFPAALRDRPLKGKKAKKNPKRRFGDCGPVRCDKIDVAKTPGFNASRAASRPRYADGRPAPLFGQTAKLRKADVNRMRRYHRDRVRMAQSLDDMIGAVMKTVGPDTYLVFTSDNGYHLGHKRLGRGKTTPYDTDIRVPLIIAGPGVVRGPRYQVVQNIDLSSTFEQIAGLRPDQRRDGRSLLPILRNPRAAWSRYAFVEHTRPVRDVNDPDNEKISLETPSYLAVRSADSMLVRYDTRGGDPAGYTYEYYTGLSRPRAYEHTNVYNPHNPTVQTLLRKLEAFADCERAECAALTR is encoded by the coding sequence GTGCGCGTCCCTGGTAGCCGTGCGGCCGTCGTTGCTGTCGCGATCACGCTTGTCGCCTCCGTCGCCGTAGCGGTGAAGCTGGCCGAGGAGCCGGTTCCCGTCTCAGCGAGCACGGCTGCAGGCACGACCGCTTCCGGCGCCGCGGCCGCCGTCGTGGCCGCTCCCGCCGTGGCCGCTCCCGCCGCGGTCGCTCCCGCCGCGGTCGCTCCTGCTCACGGGACCGTTGCTGCCGCCGCCCCTGCAGGCGCCGCTCGCTACCGTCCGAACGTCGTGATGATCATGGCCGATGACCTCGACAGCTCCCTCGTGAAGTACATGCCGAACCTCAAGAAGCTGCAGAAGCGAGGTGCCGACTTCCGCCGCAGCTTCGTGGTCGACTCGCTGTGCTGCTCGTCGCGTGCGTCGTTCCTGACCGGCATGTACCCCCACAACTCCAAAGTCTTCATCAACACCACGGGCCCCGATCCGGCGAACCCGATCGGTGGCCACGCCGCGTGGGTGAAGGCCGACAACAACAAGAAGACCTTCGCGTACGCGATGTCCGGCCAGCAGGGCGGCTACCGCACCGGCTTCTTCGGCAAGTTCATCAACCACTATCAGGGGACCTCTGGGAGCGCTGCGCCGGCCGGATGGAGCACGTTCCAGGGCCTGACCGGCAACCTCTACGCGATGTGGGGCTACCGCCTCGCGTCGAACGGTTCGGGCATCCAAGGCGCCCGTACGGTCCAGACCCGCTCCTTCGGCACCCGTCCCACGGAATACTCGACCGACGTGCTGCGCCGGCGTGCGGTCAGCTACCTCCGTTCAGCAGAGCGCGACGGCCGCCCGTACTTCGTCGAGCTCGCGCCCACCTCCGTCCACAGCCGCGCATCAAAGATCGTGCGCAAGGGCGAGCCCGTCTTCCCGGCGGCGCTTCGCGACCGGCCGCTCAAGGGCAAGAAGGCCAAGAAGAACCCGAAGCGACGCTTTGGTGATTGCGGCCCGGTCCGGTGCGACAAAATCGACGTCGCGAAGACCCCCGGGTTCAACGCTAGTCGTGCGGCGTCGCGGCCACGCTATGCCGATGGTCGCCCGGCTCCGCTGTTCGGCCAGACCGCCAAGCTCCGCAAGGCCGACGTCAACCGCATGCGCCGCTATCACCGCGACCGCGTCCGCATGGCGCAGTCGCTCGACGACATGATCGGTGCCGTCATGAAGACGGTGGGGCCTGACACTTACCTCGTCTTCACGAGCGACAACGGCTACCACCTCGGGCACAAGCGGCTCGGTCGCGGCAAGACCACGCCGTACGACACCGACATCAGGGTCCCGCTCATCATCGCCGGCCCAGGCGTCGTGCGTGGTCCGCGCTACCAGGTCGTCCAGAACATCGACCTCTCGTCGACCTTCGAGCAGATCGCCGGCCTGCGCCCCGACCAGCGCCGCGACGGCCGCTCGTTGCTCCCGATCCTGCGCAACCCACGCGCCGCGTGGTCGCGCTACGCATTCGTGGAGCACACCCGCCCGGTCCGCGACGTGAACGACCCCGACAACGAGAAGATCAGCCTCGAGACACCGTCCTACCTGGCCGTGCGGTCCGCGGACTCGATGCTCGTCCGATACGACACGCGGGGCGGCGACCCTGCCGGCTACACCTACGAGTACTACACAGGGCTGTCGCGGCCGCGGGCGTACGAGCACACGAATGTCTACAACCCCCATAACCCGACGGTGCAGACGCTCCTCCGCAAGCTCGAAGCCTTCGCGGACTGCGAGCGCGCCGAGTGTGCCGCGCTGACCCGCTGA
- a CDS encoding tetratricopeptide repeat protein, producing the protein MTSLTPGKADAVASHLVAAGILIDEDPDLAYKHARTARELAPRIGVIREAAGETAYAAGRWADALAELRAAKRMTGSFDHIPLIADSERALGRPDRALKVIADARDKLEDTDLRVEAAIVAAGARRDLGQVDAALAVLQQEPLHHGSPTTWLARLRYAYADALVEAGRTQDALEWFHRTLAADPQHATDAQERINALETP; encoded by the coding sequence TTGACGTCGCTGACTCCTGGCAAGGCCGACGCCGTCGCGTCGCACCTGGTCGCTGCGGGGATCCTCATCGACGAAGATCCTGATCTCGCCTACAAGCACGCCCGCACTGCGCGCGAGCTCGCACCCCGGATCGGAGTGATCCGTGAGGCTGCGGGGGAGACTGCGTACGCGGCCGGCCGCTGGGCCGACGCGCTCGCCGAGCTGCGTGCTGCCAAGCGCATGACGGGGAGCTTCGACCACATCCCGTTGATCGCGGACTCCGAGCGCGCCCTCGGTCGTCCCGACCGTGCGCTCAAGGTGATCGCCGACGCGCGTGACAAGCTCGAGGACACCGACCTCCGCGTGGAGGCCGCGATCGTCGCCGCCGGCGCGCGTCGCGACCTCGGGCAGGTCGACGCGGCTCTCGCGGTCCTCCAGCAGGAGCCCCTTCACCACGGCAGCCCGACCACCTGGCTCGCCCGGTTGCGCTACGCGTACGCGGACGCGCTGGTCGAGGCCGGCCGCACACAGGACGCGCTCGAGTGGTTCCACCGCACGCTTGCGGCGGATCCGCAGCACGCCACCGACGCCCAGGAAAGAATCAACGCGCTCGAAACCCCCTGA
- a CDS encoding pilus assembly protein TadG-related protein gives MTEGERDDRGQISVMIIGFFLVLLLVVAVVVNASAAYLGQRGLADLADGAALAAAEGVERSSLYGATGERAPLDPTAARTAVADYLRAVDADGHVAALRWEVRGRGDAVVVRLDGRVRLPLVPPGWTRDAAISADATVELRID, from the coding sequence GTGACAGAGGGCGAGCGGGACGACCGCGGTCAGATCTCGGTGATGATCATCGGCTTCTTCCTCGTCCTGCTCCTCGTCGTCGCCGTCGTGGTCAACGCGTCAGCCGCCTACCTCGGACAACGGGGTCTCGCGGACCTCGCCGACGGTGCCGCGCTGGCCGCTGCGGAGGGAGTCGAGCGCTCGAGCCTGTACGGGGCGACAGGAGAGCGTGCGCCGCTCGATCCGACGGCGGCGAGGACAGCGGTGGCCGACTACCTCCGCGCGGTCGACGCCGACGGACACGTCGCAGCTCTCCGTTGGGAGGTGCGGGGGAGGGGTGACGCGGTGGTCGTTCGGCTCGACGGGCGGGTTCGGCTGCCGTTGGTGCCCCCGGGATGGACGCGCGACGCAGCGATCTCTGCCGATGCGACCGTGGAGCTCCGGATCGACTGA
- a CDS encoding TadE/TadG family type IV pilus assembly protein, protein MSRRAQPRLDEGSAVAEFCLVMVVLVPLVLGVMQVGFVLHVRNTLTAAAADGARVASRSGATPDDGARRTREQITRVLSSRYAREVTTTRASASGQPVVVVRARAEVPALGIVGPAVTVTGTGRAVEETG, encoded by the coding sequence ATGAGCCGACGCGCGCAGCCGCGGCTCGACGAGGGATCCGCGGTCGCGGAGTTCTGCCTGGTCATGGTCGTGCTCGTGCCGCTGGTGCTCGGCGTCATGCAGGTCGGGTTCGTGCTGCACGTCCGCAACACCCTCACCGCGGCGGCTGCCGACGGCGCGCGTGTCGCCTCGCGGTCCGGGGCGACACCGGACGACGGCGCGCGCCGCACGCGCGAGCAGATCACCCGAGTTCTGTCGAGCAGGTACGCCCGCGAGGTCACCACCACGCGGGCATCGGCCAGCGGGCAGCCGGTCGTCGTCGTGCGAGCCCGTGCCGAGGTCCCGGCACTCGGGATCGTCGGCCCCGCCGTCACGGTGACGGGGACGGGACGCGCCGTCGAGGAGACCGGATGA
- a CDS encoding type II secretion system F family protein has product MTPVVAGGLLAAGVAVGLLELVRVARLRRRPTLVSRVAPYVRDVVPPSASDRTPAPLQTGWAVFGPTVRRAAELVERTLGGSASVRRRLTRSGSPMTLEEFRVSQVVWGGSAFGAVAALLLCWSAVSTVRPLAGLVLCCVAAVGGVLARDIALTQAVARREDQLVREFPTLADLLALAVAAGEGPVSALERVGRVSNGAMAAELRTVVADVRIGRPLSEALDALAARSGVTAVARFAETLSVAVERGTPLTEVLHAQAADVREASRRELVESGARREVLMLVPVVFLVLPVTVLFAFYPGLVSLSLSTP; this is encoded by the coding sequence GTGACCCCGGTCGTGGCGGGAGGGCTTCTGGCGGCGGGAGTCGCCGTCGGGCTGCTGGAGCTCGTCCGTGTCGCGCGCCTGCGACGCCGTCCCACCCTCGTCAGCCGGGTCGCTCCCTACGTCCGTGACGTCGTCCCGCCTTCGGCGTCCGACCGCACGCCCGCCCCGCTGCAGACGGGGTGGGCAGTGTTCGGCCCGACTGTCCGCCGCGCGGCCGAGCTGGTGGAGCGCACCCTCGGCGGGAGCGCGTCCGTGCGCCGTCGGCTGACACGCAGCGGGTCGCCGATGACGCTCGAGGAGTTCCGGGTGAGCCAGGTGGTGTGGGGTGGCTCGGCGTTCGGTGCAGTGGCCGCTCTCCTGCTGTGCTGGAGCGCCGTCTCGACCGTACGGCCGCTCGCCGGCCTCGTGCTGTGCTGCGTTGCCGCCGTCGGTGGCGTGCTCGCTCGTGACATCGCCCTCACCCAGGCGGTCGCGCGCCGAGAGGACCAGCTCGTGCGCGAGTTCCCGACGCTCGCCGACCTCCTCGCGCTCGCGGTCGCCGCCGGCGAGGGGCCGGTCTCCGCCCTCGAGCGCGTCGGTCGGGTGAGCAACGGGGCGATGGCGGCCGAGCTGCGGACGGTGGTCGCCGACGTCCGGATCGGCCGCCCGCTCTCCGAGGCGCTCGACGCTCTTGCCGCGCGCTCGGGTGTCACGGCGGTGGCGCGGTTTGCCGAGACCCTGTCGGTGGCCGTCGAGCGCGGTACGCCTCTGACCGAGGTGCTGCACGCCCAAGCCGCAGACGTCCGCGAGGCGAGCCGCCGCGAGCTCGTCGAGTCCGGTGCCCGCCGCGAGGTCCTGATGCTCGTGCCGGTCGTCTTCCTGGTTCTGCCGGTGACCGTCCTGTTCGCGTTCTACCCCGGTCTGGTGAGCCTGTCGCTCAGCACGCCCTGA
- a CDS encoding type II secretion system F family protein yields the protein MGYVLGLGIGIGLLLAWSGLTASSASHVATTRTGHGRGRLADLLARAGAEGVTASGLVGVCGACGVLGLVVALLVTGTPTVALVGGLAAAYVPVGVIRARAGRVVAERAAAWPEAVDHLASAVRAGLSLPEAVAGLGERGPEPLRGPFAAFARDYQASGRFSESLDTLKARLADPVGDRVVEALRVARDVGGGDLGRMLRTLSAFLRDDLRTRGELVSRQAWTINGARLAVSAPWIVLALMAMRRDAIAQFGSGTGLVLLLCGLAVCVVAYRLMLRIGRLPREPRVLR from the coding sequence ATGGGCTACGTCCTCGGTCTGGGGATCGGCATCGGTCTCCTCCTCGCCTGGTCAGGCCTCACCGCGTCGTCGGCGAGCCACGTCGCGACCACCCGTACAGGTCACGGCAGGGGTCGCCTCGCCGACCTTCTCGCGCGCGCCGGCGCCGAGGGGGTGACCGCTTCCGGACTCGTCGGGGTCTGCGGTGCCTGCGGGGTGCTCGGGCTCGTCGTGGCGCTCCTCGTCACGGGGACGCCGACGGTCGCGCTCGTCGGCGGGCTCGCCGCCGCGTACGTGCCGGTGGGTGTCATCCGGGCACGCGCCGGCAGGGTCGTCGCTGAGCGTGCGGCGGCCTGGCCCGAGGCGGTCGACCACCTGGCCTCGGCCGTACGCGCGGGGTTGTCGCTTCCCGAGGCCGTCGCTGGTCTCGGCGAGCGCGGCCCTGAGCCGTTACGGGGGCCGTTCGCCGCCTTCGCTCGCGACTATCAGGCGAGCGGACGGTTCTCCGAGTCGCTCGACACCCTCAAGGCGCGACTCGCCGATCCCGTCGGCGACCGCGTCGTCGAGGCGCTGAGGGTGGCGCGCGACGTCGGCGGCGGCGATCTCGGCCGCATGCTCCGTACGCTCTCGGCGTTCCTGCGCGACGACCTTCGGACCCGTGGCGAGCTCGTCTCCCGCCAGGCCTGGACGATCAACGGTGCTCGGCTGGCCGTCTCCGCGCCGTGGATCGTGCTCGCCCTGATGGCGATGCGTCGCGACGCGATTGCGCAGTTCGGCAGCGGCACCGGCCTCGTGCTCCTGCTCTGCGGGCTCGCGGTGTGCGTCGTCGCGTACCGGCTGATGCTTCGGATCGGCCGCCTTCCCCGCGAGCCGAGGGTCCTGCGGTGA
- a CDS encoding CpaF family protein, translating to MTTSSLADQVREHVRAQGVDPLRDASAVRRIAEQVAAAHDQRSLTGVVAALPDPEATVGELVAAVSGLGPLQPYLDDPDIEEIWINDPSRVFVARAGRTELTPVILDAVEVRELVERMLATSGRRLDVSQPFVDATLPGGHRLHVVLEGISRGFVAVNIRKFVQRFRGLADLVAAGTLTEHAADFLRASVVSGHNIVVSGGTQCGKTTLLNALATEVPGAERIVSAEEVFELRFAHPDWVALQTRQAGLEGTGEIRLRTLVKEALRMRPSRLIIGEVRAEECFDLLLALNAGLPGMVTLHASSARQALVKLCTLPLLAGENISARFVVPTVATCVDHVVHLGLDSQGRRTVREIAAVNGRVEQDVMETETLFSFRDGVLVRGAGTPARTERFEQSGIDIGALLRREG from the coding sequence GTGACGACGAGCAGCCTTGCTGACCAGGTCCGTGAGCACGTGCGCGCGCAGGGGGTGGATCCGCTCCGAGATGCGTCTGCGGTGCGGCGGATCGCCGAGCAGGTGGCGGCCGCGCACGACCAGCGGAGCCTGACGGGAGTCGTCGCGGCGTTGCCCGATCCCGAGGCGACAGTCGGCGAGCTGGTGGCCGCGGTCTCGGGCCTCGGGCCACTCCAGCCCTACCTCGACGACCCCGATATCGAGGAGATCTGGATCAATGATCCGTCACGAGTCTTCGTCGCGCGGGCCGGTCGCACGGAGCTGACGCCGGTGATCCTCGATGCGGTCGAGGTGCGTGAGCTCGTCGAGAGGATGCTCGCGACCAGCGGCCGGCGGCTCGATGTGAGCCAGCCGTTCGTCGATGCGACCCTCCCAGGAGGGCATCGCCTCCACGTCGTGCTGGAGGGCATCTCGCGCGGCTTCGTCGCTGTCAACATCCGCAAGTTCGTCCAGCGCTTCCGAGGGCTCGCCGACCTGGTCGCCGCAGGCACGCTCACCGAGCATGCGGCCGACTTCCTGCGGGCCAGTGTCGTCTCCGGGCACAACATCGTCGTGTCCGGCGGCACGCAGTGCGGCAAGACGACCCTCCTCAACGCGCTCGCCACCGAGGTGCCGGGTGCCGAGCGGATCGTCTCGGCAGAGGAGGTCTTCGAGCTGCGCTTCGCCCACCCAGACTGGGTGGCGCTGCAGACCCGCCAGGCCGGCCTCGAGGGCACCGGGGAGATCCGCCTGCGCACGCTCGTCAAGGAGGCGCTGCGGATGCGGCCCTCGCGCCTGATCATCGGCGAGGTCCGCGCCGAGGAGTGCTTCGACCTGCTCCTCGCGCTCAACGCCGGCTTGCCGGGCATGGTGACGCTGCACGCGTCGTCAGCGCGCCAGGCCCTCGTCAAGCTCTGCACCCTGCCGCTGCTGGCCGGCGAGAACATCTCCGCCCGGTTCGTCGTCCCGACCGTCGCGACGTGCGTCGACCACGTGGTCCACCTCGGCCTCGACTCCCAGGGCCGTCGTACGGTGCGTGAGATCGCCGCCGTCAACGGGCGGGTCGAGCAGGACGTGATGGAGACCGAGACGCTGTTCTCGTTCCGGGACGGGGTCCTCGTACGCGGCGCCGGCACCCCTGCCCGTACGGAGCGGTTCGAGCAGTCCGGCATCGACATCGGCGCGCTCCTGCGGCGGGAGGGCTGA
- a CDS encoding helix-turn-helix domain-containing protein yields MTDVEADPATAFAELDTRRSSLASTTDMWTEACSRMLVPLTITGPQKVVHGHVTMRQHDGIRACTLQGTAHVASRSEQDTVGGSDYIKLCLGLGGHMALRQHDRTHALSRGDVVVYDTADPYDAGSALPFGILLLLIPRSALGLSRDQIAMKAAQPLQSDALPQLREAMLTSARGDGFLATGVLADIAARVVRDTPAFRLPARTDHDRIVAAAQRHVEARLADPTLDAAALAALTGVSRRRLYEAFAAELGPVATYVRERRIARARDLLLDPEHVGESIAHIAAAVGLPDPTHFSRVFHRTHGLSPRAYRARGVAEPSVPWSPRTEGRTL; encoded by the coding sequence GTGACGGACGTGGAGGCTGATCCGGCGACGGCGTTCGCCGAGCTCGACACGCGACGGTCGTCGCTCGCGAGCACGACCGACATGTGGACCGAGGCGTGCTCGCGGATGCTCGTCCCGCTCACCATCACCGGCCCTCAGAAGGTCGTCCACGGTCACGTCACGATGCGCCAGCACGACGGCATCCGCGCGTGCACGCTTCAGGGGACGGCCCACGTGGCGTCCCGCAGCGAACAGGACACGGTCGGCGGGAGCGACTACATCAAGCTCTGCCTCGGGCTCGGCGGCCACATGGCGCTGCGCCAGCACGACCGTACGCATGCGCTGAGCCGCGGCGACGTCGTCGTGTACGACACGGCCGACCCGTACGACGCGGGCAGCGCGCTGCCGTTCGGCATCCTCCTGCTGCTGATCCCACGCAGCGCGCTCGGGCTGTCGCGCGACCAGATCGCGATGAAGGCCGCGCAGCCGCTGCAGAGCGACGCCCTCCCGCAGCTGCGCGAGGCGATGCTGACGAGCGCGCGCGGCGACGGGTTCCTCGCGACCGGTGTGCTCGCCGACATCGCGGCCCGGGTTGTCCGTGACACGCCCGCGTTCCGCCTGCCCGCGCGGACCGACCACGACCGCATCGTGGCCGCCGCCCAGCGCCACGTGGAGGCGCGGCTCGCTGACCCGACGCTGGACGCGGCCGCCCTCGCCGCGCTGACCGGGGTGTCACGCCGACGCCTGTACGAGGCGTTCGCGGCCGAGCTCGGGCCCGTCGCGACGTACGTACGCGAACGCCGCATCGCCCGTGCCCGCGACCTCTTGCTCGACCCGGAGCACGTGGGGGAGTCGATCGCCCACATCGCCGCCGCAGTCGGCCTGCCCGACCCGACCCACTTCAGCCGCGTCTTCCACCGCACCCACGGGCTGTCGCCCCGGGCCTACCGCGCGCGGGGCGTCGCTGAGCCGTCGGTGCCGTGGTCGCCGCGCACTGAGGGCCGGACACTCTGA
- a CDS encoding amidase: MNPSARDDDLLALDLVAAAGALATGEVRAVDLAHAYLRRIAETEPDLNAYVTVDRGAALAQARAADAEIAARGPRGPLHGIPVGVKDLFDIAGLRTAYGSARFADHVPRGDAAAVTALRTAGAVVLGKQATHEFAWGGRTDSPHFGPTRNPWAHDRIPGGSSGGGGASVTARSSLLALGSDTAGSVRIPAALSGCVGLKPTAGWMSLDGAYPLAPSLDHVGLLGRTAADVGLAFHALGGRTVAGDDLSGLRVGWLVDAQPSTSAEVAQVAAASRTVAAGFAEVVDVAVPDVAARTEAILTLVRHEAEQVHRTAFADAPASYGPDLAALLELGPVADADLARAREVVTRTRAWCEAALRDVDVFVGPTVPVVAPRIGAQEIDVAGRAWPVELVLTRFTSLANATGAPAASVPVGTVDRLPVGLQVIGRAGAEAVVLAVADRLGVPAAPWQPA; this comes from the coding sequence ATGAACCCGTCAGCACGCGACGACGACCTCCTCGCGCTCGACCTGGTCGCGGCGGCCGGGGCGCTGGCGACGGGCGAGGTGCGTGCCGTCGACCTCGCGCACGCCTACCTGCGACGGATCGCGGAGACCGAGCCAGATCTCAACGCCTACGTCACCGTCGACCGTGGGGCTGCGCTCGCGCAGGCCCGCGCTGCCGACGCCGAGATCGCCGCACGTGGTCCGCGTGGACCGCTGCACGGCATCCCGGTCGGGGTGAAGGACCTCTTCGACATCGCCGGCCTGCGCACCGCGTACGGCTCGGCGCGGTTCGCCGACCACGTCCCACGCGGCGACGCGGCGGCCGTGACGGCGCTGCGGACGGCGGGTGCGGTCGTCCTCGGCAAGCAGGCGACTCACGAGTTCGCGTGGGGCGGACGCACCGACAGCCCGCACTTCGGGCCGACGCGCAACCCGTGGGCGCACGACCGCATCCCTGGTGGCTCGTCGGGTGGTGGCGGCGCATCGGTCACCGCGCGCAGCAGCCTGCTCGCGCTCGGCTCCGACACCGCCGGCAGCGTGCGCATCCCCGCAGCGCTGTCCGGCTGCGTCGGGCTCAAGCCGACGGCGGGCTGGATGAGCCTCGACGGCGCCTACCCGCTCGCCCCTTCGCTCGACCACGTCGGGCTGCTCGGGCGTACGGCCGCCGACGTCGGCCTCGCGTTCCACGCGCTCGGTGGGCGTACGGTCGCCGGGGACGATCTGTCTGGGCTGCGGGTCGGCTGGCTCGTCGACGCCCAGCCGTCCACGAGCGCCGAGGTCGCGCAGGTGGCCGCCGCCTCGCGCACGGTCGCCGCCGGGTTCGCCGAGGTGGTCGACGTGGCCGTGCCCGATGTCGCCGCGCGGACCGAGGCGATCCTCACCCTCGTCCGGCACGAGGCCGAGCAGGTGCACCGTACGGCCTTCGCCGACGCGCCTGCCTCGTACGGGCCCGACCTCGCCGCCCTGCTGGAGCTCGGTCCGGTCGCCGACGCCGACCTGGCGCGTGCTCGGGAGGTCGTGACGCGCACGCGTGCGTGGTGCGAGGCGGCGCTGCGCGACGTCGACGTCTTCGTGGGTCCGACCGTCCCCGTCGTCGCGCCACGCATCGGCGCGCAGGAGATCGACGTCGCGGGCCGTGCCTGGCCGGTCGAGCTCGTCCTCACGCGCTTCACCTCGCTCGCGAACGCGACGGGGGCGCCGGCGGCGTCCGTCCCCGTGGGCACCGTCGACAGGCTGCCGGTCGGCCTCCAGGTGATCGGCCGGGCGGGTGCGGAGGCGGTGGTGCTCGCGGTGGCCGACCGGCTGGGCGTACCGGCTGCTCCCTGGCAGCCGGCCTGA